CCCTTTCGGGGTGAAGAGCCCGGGCGCGAGCATTTTCCAGAGCGCGCACAGCCGTTCGACCAAGTCGGCGTACTGGCTGAAGATCAGCGAGGACTGCTGCGCGCCGTTCACAGCCGCGGTCAGGGTTTCGGCAACCTGTAGGGCGGTCCACGTGCTCCGAATGTCCCCCTCGATGATCGCCTTCTGCGCGAGGTCGGATCCGAGATGGAGCCATGTTTCGAAAGTGTGATGCTGCTCTTGGTCGAAACCATGCCCTTCCGTGGCCATCCTGACCGATGCCCGCATCAGGGGATCGGTCAGGAGGGCCTTGGCAAAGCGGAAACTCACGTCGATCAGGTGTTGGGCCGCAGGTTGTCCATTCGAGACCTCGAAGCTGTCGATCACGTCGGTCTGGATCGTGACGATGGCTCGCCCCAAGTGTTCCTTGGATGGGAAATGGAAGTACATGGCACCCTTGGTGACCTCGCTGGCCACGAGGATGTCGGCGACGGTGGT
This is a stretch of genomic DNA from Yimella lutea. It encodes these proteins:
- a CDS encoding ScbR family autoregulator-binding transcription factor translates to MPELQQSRAIATREKILRGGAEVFSKKGYEGTTVADILVASEVTKGAMYFHFPSKEHLGRAIVTIQTDVIDSFEVSNGQPAAQHLIDVSFRFAKALLTDPLMRASVRMATEGHGFDQEQHHTFETWLHLGSDLAQKAIIEGDIRSTWTALQVAETLTAAVNGAQQSSLIFSQYADLVERLCALWKMLAPGLFTPKGMKTLRLHP